In a genomic window of Fulvia fulva chromosome 14, complete sequence:
- a CDS encoding Reticulocyte-binding protein 2 a, with protein MSAINMYANLTEGDLRSGNGRMLLTPMQKAKAIGYCALHQISAHALPANAEEMIAFIIFMGWETAVQDTDLLEPLATKLLAFVRNNVNTDKLRPGMVEVQDSNTKVWTATWKAFTVQWALPGGFIYGKTPLENQASFESMEASMKVDRPAIDRPFIGPAALVRQTVAFVEDSAFEEEGSAFEEEGSALQQAGSAVEEDAISEAAITEITMTEATNDPNDFQSQAQAQANAEAQQAQAQQTQAQQDQAQAQAMVEARALLSREQKQLARLQQKREDQIRLEKERQDQIRLENKRQDQIRLEKERQDLIRLENKRQDQIRLEKERQDLIRLEKERQDLIRLENERLENERLEKERLVERRAAKAQRIAVKQAQACRTQEYLQCLRDRAEKQKALTTADIAPPTSPKTTNMQQKPSAKEAITPKDCTVQAMNACSVKDILARTEARAAQAVKGQTATSSSPALGNIPLTASFQSVVDKYLLGPPAAPKVTIGNKVKKSPIAATTGGPNVLPASVPSRTDYQAILDKYAGRTSTTGGTKASPALVPSRTGYQAILDQYAPRTSTNNASKTFRQNVNNAAATDKIPATATTTKDGNGLRRSTRIKTMIGSKGERLTYAEV; from the coding sequence ATGTCCGCCATAAACATGTACGCCAACCTCACCGAGGGCGATCTTCGCTCCGGTAACGGTCGTATGCTTCTCACTCCAATGCAAAAGGCCAAGGCCATTGGCTATTGCGCCCTCCACCAGATCTCTGCTCATGCACTTCCTGCCAACGCGGAGGAGATGATTGCCTTTATCATCTTCATGGGCTGGGAGACCGCTGTCCAGGACACCGATCTTCTCGAACCTCTTGCCACTAAGCTCCTTGCTTTCGTTCGGAACAACGTCAACACCGACAAGCTTCGTCCTGGTATGGTCGAGGTCCAAGACTCCAACACCAAGGTCTGGACTGCTACCTGGAAGGCCTTCACAGTCCAGTGGGCCCTCCCCGGCGGCTTCATCTATGGCAAGACACCTCTCGAAAACCAGGCCAGCTTTGAATCGATGGAAGCTAGCATGAAGGTCGATCGCCCAGCCATAGACCGTCCGTTCATTGGGCCAGCAGCTTTGGTTCGTCAAACGGTAGCGTTCGTCGAGGACTCTGCTTTCGAGGAAGAGGGTTCTGCTTTCGAGGAAGAGGGTTCTGCTTTGCAGCAAGCGGGTTCTGCTGTTGAGGAGGATGCCATCAGCGAGGCTGCTATAACAGAAATCACCATGACCGAGGCTACCAATGACCCCAACGACTTCCAGAGCCAAGCACAGGCTCAAGCCAATGCTGAAGCTCAACAGGCCCAGGCTCAGCAGACTCAAGCTCAACAGGACCAGGCTCAAGCTCAAGCCATGGTCGAGGCTCGTGCTCTTCTTTCCCGTGAGCAGAAGCAGCTGGCTCGTCTACAACAGAAGCGTGAGGATCAGATCCGTCTAGAGAAGGAGCGTCAGGACCAGATCCGTTTGGAGAACAAGCGTCAGGATCAGATCCGTTTGGAGAAGGAGCGTCAGGACCTGATCCGTTTGGAGAACAAGCGTCAGGATCAGATCCGATTGGAGAAGGAGCGTCAGGACCTGATCCGTCTGGAGAAGGAGCGTCAGGACCTGATCCGTCTGGAGAACGAGCGTCTGGAGAACGAGCGTCTCGAGAAGGAGCGTCTGGTTGAGCGACGTGCTGCCAAGGCCCAACGCATCGCAGTCAAGCAAGCCCAGGCCTGCCGCACTCAAGAGTACCTACAGTGCCTGCGTGACCGTGCTGAGAAGCAGAAGGCGCTCACGACCGCCGACATTGCTCCACCAACCTCACCAAAGACCACCAACATGCAGCAGAAGCCGTCTGCCAAGGAAGCCATCACTCCAAAGGACTGCACTGTTCAGGCCATGAACGCCTGCTCAGTCAAAGACATTCTTGCCCGCACCGAGGCTCGCGCAGCCCAGGCGGTCAAGGGCCAGACTGCTACTTCCTCCTCACCTGCTCTGGGAAACATTCCTCTTACTGCGAGCTTCCAGTCGGTTGTCGACAAGTACCTCCTTGGCCCTCCTGCTGCACCAAAGGTGACCATCGGCAACAAAGTCAAGAAGTCGCCCATCGCTGCCACTACGGGAGGACCGAATGTCTTGCCAGCTTCCGTCCCCAGCCGCACCGACTACCAAGCCATCCTGGACAAGTATGCCGGACGCACTTCCACCACTGGAGGAACCAAGGCCTCACCAGCTCTCGTCCCCAGCCGCACCGGCTACCAAGCCATCCTGGACCAGTACGCTCCCCGCACTTCCACCAACAACGCGAGCAAGACCTTCCGTCAGAATGTCAACAATGCCGCCGCTACCGACAAGATTCCAGCCACCGCCACTACCACCAAAGACGGTAACGGTCTCCGTCGTTCTACTCGCATCAAGACCATGATTGGATCCAAGGGCGAGCGTCTGACTTACGCTGAAGTCTGA